Below is a window of Pseudochaenichthys georgianus unplaced genomic scaffold, fPseGeo1.2 scaffold_877_arrow_ctg1, whole genome shotgun sequence DNA.
CAGCCCCGAAACACAGACCACCAGAACAGATGATTCCACGTCTTAAAGACTACACAAGCCTCTAAAGATGGACACATCCACATGTGGAGACTCCCGCACAGCTGCATAGAGAGAGGCCAGACGGCACCTCTGCTGGAGTCACTTTGTATTGAACCACGTCTTGTTCTCCCTCTACAGCCCCCAATACTGACATTCCACCAAGCGAATAGTAATCATTCATGTACTCAGCACTACAGGTCTACAGGTGGAGCGCAGGTCATGGAGGATGACTCGGTGTAAATGGCTATTCCTCAGCACAGGTCAGTGCTAATCTCTACTGCTCAGTCttccccctcctctccccctgacTCCGCCTCTCTGCTCTCCTTTCCTGTACACCGCCGCTGCTGCTTGCTGTCCagtcctgccccccccctccaacACCATGGTAGGTGCAGGCTTGGGTGTTTGGAAGCTAATGCGAGGTGTCCGCCAGCTGGAGCTTCACCGCCTTATCCTGGCACTTATCATCTTCTGCTTACTGTCCATGGCCTTCCTAGCGTACTATGTCTCCAACAGCCCAAAGATCAAGGAGGCCCCCCCGTTACCCTTTAGTGACtgtggtggtggaggaggggggatTTCACCGGGTGTGAGTACTGGGGACGCTGGAGGGGGGCCAGGTATCCAGAGGGCCCCGCTTTTTCTTCCACAGCGCCAGGGTCGACTACGACAGGTGAAGGCGGTGGACATTTCCAGGACAGACGCCGTGGTTCTGGTGTTTGTCGAGAGCATCTACTCCCAGCTGGGCCAGGAGATCGTAGCAATATTAGAGTCCAGCCGCTTCCACTACCGGACAGAGATTGCTCCTGGTAAAGGAGACATGCCCACGTTGACAGAGCATAACCGTGGACGTTACACACTGATCATCTATGAaaatgttttgaaatatgtcaatCTGGATGCTTGGAACCGTGACTTGCTGGACAAGTACTGCGCTGAGTATGGAGTAGGAGTCATTGGCTTTTTCAAAGCTAATGAAAACTCTCTCCTCAGCGCACAGCTCAAAGGCTTCCCCCTGTTTCTGCACTCACACCTGGGCCTCAGGGACTACCGCATAAACCCCAATGCGCCTCTGCTCTTCATCACCAAGCCCAACCAGGTGGAGCAAGGCCCTCTGCCAGGGGACGACTGGACCGTCTTCCAGTCCAACCACTCGACCTACGAACCAGTGCTTCTGGCCAGCACCAAGTCCTCCGAGGCTCTGGCCCACTTTGGTCCTGGCCCCCTGCGGGCGCTCCACGCCACAGTGGTCCAAGACTTGGGGCTCCACGATGGCATCCAAAGAGTTCTCTTTGGGAACAATCTTAACTACTGGCTCCACAAGCTGGTGTTCGTAGACTCCATTGCCTACCTGACGGGGAAGAGGCTGTGCTTGTCCTTGGACCGCCACATGCTGGTGGACGTGGATGATATATTCGTTGGCAAGGAGGGAACCCGCATGAAGGTGTCCGACGTGGAGGTGGGTGAGCAGTCACACAGGGACCACAACTAATCAGACATTCACTTCTGTTGGCTCAGCTGGCATAGTTGTGGTTTCTGAGATGTtcacacaacaaatattcattttaagaatatgtttttttattattttaatggAGGCATTATATGCCATAAGGTTTTTATCCAAGCACTAAAAGAGAAGTTAAAGAATAATGTGCTTACAATATAATTCTAAAGATTGTTATTAATGAATTGAAGGCATATCTTTGATTGAGGGGCCTTCACTCGGCTCGAACACTCAATGAACGCAGTGCTAACCAAACCCAAACCTCACGTGCACTAACATGCACGGCTGGATTACAGTCTCTGCTGTCATGTAAAGAACTGAAACATGATGTCCGTGTTGTTTGCTTTGTGTTTCTGATGAAAGCAGTTGGAATAGTGGACACATCTGGTATTGTACATTGCACAGAACAATACAAGTGGTCGTGCGTGTTAAAGACAACCGGCTTCTCGTGCGGACACCTCCCACCAGTGGCAGACATCTCATAACCATATATTACTTTGGTCATATTTTGCCCAATTGTTAACATTTACAACATTATTTTTTCAAATTGGCAAACCACCTTAGAATTTCGAGTTTCAGCTTTCCTAAATGTATTGCAACAAATCTAATGGAACTGCATATGACGAAGGGTTTTTTAGGTTACTGAGGTTTTAGCCGATATGGTTTTTCatcattttcctttttttcaatTAAGATCTATAAAAGAAAACAAGTGTGAGCTGTATTTGTCATTCTTTCACAGGCATTGCTCAACACTCAAAACAAGCTGAGAGCACTGGTCCCGAATTTCACCTTCAATTTGGGCTTTTCTGGAAAGTTCTATCACACAGGTATGAACCATGTTACTATTGTATCCACACTGCTTTCTGTTTGCTTAGGGCCTGTGAGGGGCTCTGGATGTGTACGCTGGTGCTGAAGCAGGTCACAGCTTACCATAACCTCAATGTGAAATTAAAATGTACCATTGGAAACCAATACTGCAACTGAAGCAGAATATCTAAGATCCAGTTCTAGATGAATGGGCAATTACCTCAGTCTTCACTGCCTGATGGCTCGAAGTATCTAAGTATGTATTTCTTTATTCCTCAGTGTGCAGCTCAGATACATGCAtattaacgtgtgtgtgtgtgtgtgtgtgtgtgtgtgtgtgtgtgtgtgtgtgtgtgtgtgtgtgtgtgtgtgtgtgtgtgtgtgtgtgtgtgtgtgtgtgtgtgtgtgtgtgtgtgtgtgtgtgtgtgtgtgtgtgtgtgtgtgtgtgtgtgtgtgtgtgtgtgtgtgtgtgtgtgtgtgtgtgtgtgtgtgtgtgtgtgtgtgtgtgtggtaggtactgacgtggaggaccgtggagatgacatgctgctgcagcacaggaTGGACTTCTGGTGGTTCCCTCACATGTGGAGCCACATGCAGCCGCACCTCTTCCACAACGTCAGCGTCCTGGCTGAGCAGATGAGGCTCAACAAGATCTTTGCTCAGGTGAGCAGCACTACTTCTCTGTGACAAGGCCAGTGTGTGGCGATGTGGAAGGAGTATGTAGCTGTGGGCCCACAGCGACACTCAGCCATAGGTGGAGTGAATGGCTAGTGTTACGACTCCATGACCTCAGGAGTAGAGTCCACTTCAAAGAGTGTGGAGGTCTTTGGGACCTGTTCTAGACATTGTAGGAATAGCACTGATGTAAATCAGCAGTACACTTTATCCTCTTGTCTTCCCATGCTCCCCCTCATGCGCCCCCGTCCTGTCCTCTCCTTAGGAGCATGGGATCCCCACAGATATGGGCTATGCCGTGGCTCCGCACCACTCTGGGGTGTACCCCGTCCACAGCCAGCTCTATGAGGCCTGGAAGTCTGTTTGGAGCATCAAGGTGACCAGCACTGAGGAGTACCCTCACCTGAGGCCAGCCCGGTACCGCCGCGGGTTCATCCACAATGGCATCCAGGTCAGTCCACATCGCCAAAAGGTTCCTATTGGTCAACATTTCtccatataaataatatatcaaatataataataaaactttAGCAATTGTTCAGTTTAGCAGAAAATAGTAACACCGTCACTTTGTGCGACCTTAATGTACATGTTGACGCTCTATGCAGAAAGACACTCGTTGCAATCTGCTTCAGTGCCAAGGCGCAGGTCCAAGGGTCGGCAGCGCGCCGCATCcggctcacacacacatcaatacAAGCTGATGGTGCCGAGTTAATGACACGTACACACTCAGAGGCCGAGTGCCGGTCTGGTTCCATGTGTGTtttgaaaatgttaacatttgCATTAAAACTTTTCACTAACTCCGCTTTAAAAGAAACTTAAATGTCGAGCATTAAGAAAATAAAGTTGTGATAATCTGTAAATTGTGTCCGAGGGAGAGGAGGTTCCAGTTAAATCTTCCCAGAGAGCATTTGGTGTCGGCCGTTCTGCTTCTCCAGAACAATCCGGCAGCATCTCTGACACATGGCCATATAGAGATGTGACCTTTGCTCAGACGCACACATCAGTGTGTCCCTACCAgcgtcttggaggggcgctgcaccccgccaacggagccccacgcCCCCCCCTGAAACTCAAGGTGTttaatatatagatatatatagcaccaaattgcaactaatctatatctcCTGTCATCTTTCACATTGataatgtgctcttttattaaataaagtaAACGCCTTCATTGAAGCTGTGAGCGTAGTGTGTCTGACCCTGAGCAACGCTGTTATGTGTCTGAGTGCAGAATGATGAGCAAGCTTTCAGAGGGTGAACGTGGATCGGGCTCCGGCTGCTTCTACTGATCTAAAGTCCATTAGGCTGTTTCATTACAAAGCTACAATGCCACCAGAACCACGTGAGCACTAACTAGCCACCACCCTGTTTGTGTGCAGGTGCTGCCCAGGCAGACCTGCGGGCTGTTCACCCACACCATCTTCTACAACGAGTACCCAGGAGGCTCCAAGGAGCTGGACAAGAGCATCAGAGGGGGAGAGCTCTTCCTCACCGTCCTCCTCAACCCGGTACGCAGCCAGCGCGGTGCACCTCACACTCTCGCTTCCTTTGCTATCGCAGCTAGTTACTTGAGTTGAGACATGAGGGAGACGAGCACTCTTGGGAGGGGACTTGACTTTAGGCCCATAGAGATTACCAACAGCCATAGTGTGCACGTGTTTCTTTTCTCTCTCATGTATATCAGTAACACACTGCGCACGTGTGTCTCATGCCTCCatagtgtgtgtctgtatgcgAGAAGATATCACTCAGGTTTAGATAAATATGCATTTAACCAAAACACacacgttgttgttgttgttgtggttcTGTCTTGTTCCAAATGTTTGAAAAGAACATTGCAATAGGTCCAGGATGTTCTGCATGTTAAGAGTTCTCCATATACTTTGAAATGATTCTAATGTTTCTGCTCCCTGTGTCTGAAACCATAACGGGTGACTCTGTGCCCGCCCAATCAGATCAGCATCTTCATGACCCACCTGTCCAACTACGGCAATGACCGGCTGGGGCTCTACACCTTTGAGTCTCTGGTGAAGTTCGTCCAGTGCTGGACCAACCTGCGGCTGCAGACGCTGCCCCCCGTCCAGCTGGCCGAGAAGTACTTCCAGATCTTCCCCGAGGAGAGAGCCCCCCTCTGGCAGGTCAGAGTTCAGACTTGGTTCTCTTTCAAGCTCCTGTTGTTTGCACACGTGTTTGCAGACTGAATATAGCAGGTACTTTGAAATAAAAGCATCCCATGAATATTCTTCAGAACCCGTGTCACGATAAGAGACACAAAGACATCTGGTCCAAAGAGAAGACGTGTGACCGACTGCCCAAGTTCCTCGTCGTTGGACCCCAGAAGACAGGTAGCGCAGTCCGTCTGCTCTCATCTCTACTCAGTGATACGTCTCTTTGCTTTCCTAATGTCTTCTCTCCTCAAGGCACCACAGCGCTGCATTCCTTCCTGAGCCTGCACCCTGCGGTCACCAGCTCCTCCCCCAGCCCCAGCACCTTTGAGGAGATCCAGTTCTTCAGTGGAGCCAACTATGACAACGGGATCGACTGGTAACAGGAGTCCCATACTTCACAGCGTCCCGTAGGCGTGGCGACAGACTGAACACAATATGACGAGAACTGTATAGGTCTTGTCTTCTTAGGTTCACTTTAGCTTGTCTTACTTTGTTCTCTTGTGCACGACCCTTGACCCCACACGTGCCCCTGGGCGCTGTGCAGCatctgcccactgctcctgacACTGTAGTCTGAACTTCACTCTGGGTGCAGTATTGTGCATGTGTACAGTTGTACATGTATGACAGTACAAGTTTATTTGATTCCTTCATTTCCATTAacacacatccagatgagttacgtacattacacacatccagatgagttacgtgcattacacacatccagatgagttacgtgcattacacacacacccagatgagttacgtgcattacacacacatccagatgagttacgtgcattacacacacacccagatgagttacgtgcattacacacatccagatgagttacgtacgttacacacacatccagatgagttacgtgcgttacacacatccagatgagttacgtacattacacacatccagatgagttgcgtgcattacacacatccagatgagttacgtgcattacacacacatccagatgagttacgtgcattacacacacatccagatgagttacgtgcattacacacacatccagatgagttacgtgcattacacacatccagatgagttacgtgcattacacacacacccagatgagttacgtgcgttacacacatccagatgagttacgtgcattacacacatccagatgagttacgtacattacacacacacccagatgagttacgtgcattacacacatccagatgagttacgtgcattacacacacacccagatgagttacgtgcattacacacacatccagatgagttacgtgcattacacacatccagatgagttacgtacattacacacatccagatgagttacgtgcattacacacacacccagatgagttacgtacattacacacatccagatgagttacgtgcattacacacacacccagatgagttacgtgcattacacacacatccagatgagttacgtgcattacacacacacccagatgagttacgtgcattacacacatccagatgagttacgtgcattacacacacacccagatgagttacgtgcattacacacacatccagatgagttacgtgcattacacacacacccagatgagttacgtgcattacacacacatccagatgagttacgtgcattacacacacacccagatgagttacgtgcattacacacatccagatgagttacgtgcattacacacacacccagatgagttacgtgcattacacacacatccagatgagttacgtgcattacacacatccagatgagttacgtacgttacacacacatccagatgagttacgtgcattacacacatccagatgagttacgtgcattacacacatccagatgagttACGTGCGTTACCCACATCCAGATGAGTTACGTGCATtacacacatccagatgagttacgtgcattacacacacatccagatgagttacgtgcattacacacacatccagatgagttacgtacattacacacatccagatgagttacgtacgttacacacatccagatgagttacgtacgttacacacatccagatgagttacgtacgttacacacatccagatgagttacgtacattacacacatccagatgagttacgtgcattacacacacatccagatgagttacgtgcattacacacacatccagatgagttacgtgcattacacacacatccagatgagttacgtgcattacacacacatccagatgagttacgtgcattacacacacatccagatgagttacgtgcgttacacacatccagatgagttacgtacattacacacacatccagatgagttacgtgcattacacacacatccagatgagttacgtgcattacacacatccagatgagttacgtgcgttacacacatccagatgagttacgtgcgttacacacatccagatgagttacgtacattacacacacatccagatgagttacgtacgttacacacatccagatgagttacgtacgttacacacatccagatgagttacgtacattacacacatccagatgagttacgtgcattacacacatccagatgagttacgtacgttacacacatccagatgagttacgtacattacacacacatccagatgagttacgtacattacacacatccagatgagttacgtacattacacacatccagatgagttacgtgcattacacacatccagatgagttacgtacattacacacatccagatgagttacgtacattacacacacatccagatgagttacgtacattacacacatccagatgagttacgtacgttacacacatccagatgagttacgtacattacacacatccagatgagttacgtgcattacacacatccagatgagttacgtacattacacacatccagatgagttacgtacattacacacacatccagatgagttacgtgcgttacacacacatccagatgagttacgtacattacacacatccagatgagttacgtgcgttacacacacatccagatgagttacgtacattacacacatccagatgagttacgtacattacacacatccagatgagttacgtacattacacacatccagatgagttacgtgcgttacacacacatccagatgagttacgtacattacacacatccagatgagttacgtacattacacacacatccagatgagttacgtgcgttacacacatccagatgagttacgtgcgttacacacatccagatgagttacgtacattacacacatccagatgagttacgtacattacacacatccagatgagttacgtacattacacacacacccagatgagttacgtgcattacacacatccagatgagttacgtgcattacacacacatccagatgagttacgtgcgttacacacatccagatgagttacgtacgttacacacatccagatgagttacgtacgttacacacatccagatgagttacgtgcgttacacacatccagatgagttacgtacgttacacacacatccagatgagttacgtgcattacacacatccagatgagttacgtgcattacacacacatccagatgagttacgtgcgttacacacatccagatgagttacgtacgttacacacatccagatgagttacgtgcattacacacatccagatgagttacgtgcgtttacacacatccagatgagttacgtgcattacacacacatccagatgagttacgtacgttacacacatccagatgagttacgtacattacacacatccagatgagttacgtacgttacacacatccagatgagttacgtgcattacacacacatccagatgagttacgtacgttacacacatccagatgagttacgtgcattacacacatccagatgagttacatgcattacacacatccagatgagttacgtgcattacacacatccagatgagttacgtgcattacccacatccagatgagttacgtgcattacacacacatccagatgagttacgtgcattacacacatccagatgagttacgtacgttacacacatccagatgagttacgtacattacacacatccagatgagttacgtgcattacacacacatccagatgagttacgtacattacacacatccagatgagttacgtgcattacacacacatccagatgagttacgtacattacacacatccagatgagttacgtgcattacacacatccagatgagttacgtgcattacacacacacccagatgagttacgtacattacacacatccagatgagttaagtgcattacacacatccagatgagttacgtgcattacacacacacccagatgagttacgtgcattacacacatccagatgagttacgtgcattacacacacacccagatgagttacgtgcattacacacacacccagatgagttacgtgcattacacacacatccagatgagttacgtgcattacacacatccagatgagttacgtacgttacacacacatccagatgagttacgtgcattacacacatccagatgagttacgtgcattacacacatccagatgagtt
It encodes the following:
- the ndst2a gene encoding bifunctional heparan sulfate N-deacetylase/N-sulfotransferase 2 isoform X1, which produces MVGAGLGVWKLMRGVRQLELHRLILALIIFCLLSMAFLAYYVSNSPKIKEAPPLPFSDCGGGGGGISPGVSTGDAGGGPGIQRAPLFLPQRQGRLRQVKAVDISRTDAVVLVFVESIYSQLGQEIVAILESSRFHYRTEIAPGKGDMPTLTEHNRGRYTLIIYENVLKYVNLDAWNRDLLDKYCAEYGVGVIGFFKANENSLLSAQLKGFPLFLHSHLGLRDYRINPNAPLLFITKPNQVEQGPLPGDDWTVFQSNHSTYEPVLLASTKSSEALAHFGPGPLRALHATVVQDLGLHDGIQRVLFGNNLNYWLHKLVFVDSIAYLTGKRLCLSLDRHMLVDVDDIFVGKEGTRMKVSDVEALLNTQNKLRALVPNFTFNLGFSGKFYHTGTDVEDRGDDMLLQHRMDFWWFPHMWSHMQPHLFHNVSVLAEQMRLNKIFAQEHGIPTDMGYAVAPHHSGVYPVHSQLYEAWKSVWSIKVTSTEEYPHLRPARYRRGFIHNGIQVLPRQTCGLFTHTIFYNEYPGGSKELDKSIRGGELFLTVLLNPISIFMTHLSNYGNDRLGLYTFESLVKFVQCWTNLRLQTLPPVQLAEKYFQIFPEERAPLWQNPCHDKRHKDIWSKEKTCDRLPKFLVVGPQKTGTTALHSFLSLHPAVTSSSPSPSTFEEIQFFSGANYDNGIDW
- the ndst2a gene encoding bifunctional heparan sulfate N-deacetylase/N-sulfotransferase 2 isoform X2, which produces MVGAGLGVWKLMRGVRQLELHRLILALIIFCLLSMAFLAYYVSNSPKIKEAPPLPFSDCGGGGGGISPGVSTGDAGGGPGIQRAPLFLPQRQGRLRQVKAVDISRTDAVVLVFVESIYSQLGQEIVAILESSRFHYRTEIAPGKGDMPTLTEHNRGRYTLIIYENVLKYVNLDAWNRDLLDKYCAEYGVGVIGFFKANENSLLSAQLKGFPLFLHSHLGLRDYRINPNAPLLFITKPNQVEQGPLPGDDWTVFQSNHSTYEPVLLASTKSSEALAHFGPGPLRALHATVVQDLGLHDGIQRVLFGNNLNYWLHKLVFVDSIAYLTGKRLCLSLDRHMLVDVDDIFVGKEGTRMKVSDVEALLNTQNKLRALVPNFTFNLGFSGKFYHTGTDVEDRGDDMLLQHRMDFWWFPHMWSHMQPHLFHNVSVLAEQMRLNKIFAQEHGIPTDMGYAVAPHHSGVYPVHSQLYEAWKSVWSIKVTSTEEYPHLRPARYRRGFIHNGIQVLPRQTCGLFTHTIFYNEYPGGSKELDKSIRGGELFLTVLLNPHLHDPPVQLRQ